The Faecalibacter sp. LW9 genome has a segment encoding these proteins:
- a CDS encoding VWA domain-containing protein, which translates to MFNFEFQNPWYLALLLILPFFIYREIRRSKVKAPALKISTLKPFGATKSNLSRYKPLLFAMRIIAMALCIVAFARPRIVDVTTQIKADEGVDILVTVDTSLSMLTQDLKPDRLSALKEVAKEFSMQRPTDRIGLVEYSGEALTRVPLTTDREMLVAEIDRLQSGNLEDGTAIGVGLATAINHLKDSKAVSKVVILITDGVESINPSAELMYFSPRQAAEIAASKGIKVYTIGIGTNGQAPSPTSYDLYGNFIFEMRPVEIDEVLLQDIADKTGGLYFRATNNENLKNIYKEIDRLEKSEINEIKYYNYTELFARFLLPALIILLAEIVLRRTIFKELI; encoded by the coding sequence ATGTTTAATTTCGAGTTTCAAAATCCATGGTATTTAGCGTTACTGTTGATTTTACCTTTTTTTATTTATAGAGAAATTCGTAGATCAAAGGTGAAAGCACCTGCTCTAAAAATCAGTACATTAAAACCATTTGGAGCTACAAAAAGTAATTTATCGCGTTATAAACCATTACTTTTCGCCATGCGAATCATCGCCATGGCTTTATGCATCGTAGCATTTGCTCGTCCACGTATTGTTGATGTAACGACGCAAATTAAGGCGGATGAAGGCGTTGATATTCTTGTGACCGTAGATACTTCATTGAGTATGTTAACACAAGATTTAAAACCAGATCGTCTTTCAGCTTTAAAAGAAGTAGCGAAAGAATTCTCGATGCAACGTCCAACCGATCGTATTGGACTTGTCGAATATTCGGGAGAAGCCTTAACAAGAGTTCCATTAACGACAGACAGAGAAATGTTAGTGGCAGAAATAGATCGATTACAATCCGGGAATCTTGAAGATGGTACTGCCATTGGTGTGGGGTTAGCAACAGCGATCAACCACTTAAAAGACAGTAAAGCAGTTTCTAAGGTGGTTATTTTAATTACGGATGGGGTAGAAAGTATTAATCCTTCGGCTGAATTAATGTACTTCTCACCTAGACAAGCGGCTGAAATTGCAGCTTCTAAAGGCATTAAAGTATATACCATCGGGATTGGAACAAATGGTCAAGCTCCTTCACCAACCAGTTATGATTTATACGGGAATTTTATTTTCGAGATGCGACCTGTTGAAATCGATGAGGTTTTATTGCAAGATATTGCAGATAAAACAGGAGGTTTATACTTTAGAGCAACAAATAATGAAAACTTAAAAAATATTTATAAAGAGATTGACCGATTAGAAAAATCTGAAATCAACGAAATTAAATATTACAATTATACAGAGCTATTTGCTCGATTCTTATTACCTGCATTGATTATATTACTTGCAGAAATTGTATTAAGAAGAACCATATTTAAAGAATTAATCTAA
- a CDS encoding DUF58 domain-containing protein, producing the protein MDTKEILKRVKRIELKSKRKASNLFMGEYQSSFKGRGMIFSEVRPYQYGDDVRNIDWNKTARYSEPYVKVFEEERELTMYLLVDVSSSGAFGTRKQQKMETIAEIAASLAFSATTYNDKVGLVLYSDHIEKMIPPKKGKQHVLRIVREIITHEPISKSTNLAQTIEQFLKYAKRKANVFILSDFIDSSDYERPLRVASKKHDITGLRIYDEKETFFPNIGLVNIQDQETGEIRLIDTSSPETRKMYAAYFHDLEQRFHAIFKKNNSGSLSIRADQDYVFPLLNYFKSHRF; encoded by the coding sequence GTGGATACAAAAGAAATCTTAAAGCGTGTAAAACGTATTGAATTAAAAAGCAAACGCAAAGCGAGCAATTTGTTCATGGGCGAATATCAAAGTTCGTTCAAAGGACGAGGTATGATTTTTAGCGAAGTACGTCCATACCAATATGGCGATGATGTACGTAACATCGACTGGAATAAAACCGCTCGCTACAGCGAACCTTATGTAAAGGTGTTTGAAGAGGAACGTGAACTAACCATGTATTTGTTGGTGGATGTTTCTTCATCTGGCGCTTTTGGTACACGTAAGCAACAAAAAATGGAAACTATCGCTGAAATTGCTGCCTCTTTGGCTTTTTCGGCAACTACTTATAATGATAAGGTTGGGTTGGTACTATACTCCGATCATATCGAAAAAATGATTCCACCCAAAAAAGGAAAACAACATGTTTTACGTATCGTACGTGAAATCATTACGCATGAACCAATTAGTAAATCAACTAATCTGGCGCAAACCATCGAACAATTTCTAAAATATGCGAAACGTAAAGCGAATGTCTTTATTCTTTCCGATTTTATTGATTCATCCGATTATGAACGTCCACTACGTGTGGCCTCAAAAAAGCATGATATTACAGGATTACGCATCTATGATGAAAAAGAAACATTTTTCCCGAATATTGGTTTAGTCAATATCCAAGATCAAGAGACTGGAGAAATTCGTTTAATCGATACGTCATCTCCAGAAACTCGTAAAATGTACGCAGCCTATTTTCACGATTTAGAACAACGTTTCCATGCCATCTTTAAGAAAAATAATTCAGGAAGCTTGTCCATTCGAGCGGACCAAGATTATGTTTTTCCATTGTTAAACTATTTTAAAAGTCATCGTTTTTAG
- a CDS encoding MoxR family ATPase, producing MDIQQLNEQIEAKSSSITRLTSEINKTIIGQEKMVESLLIGLLGNGHVLLEGVPGLAKTLAIKTLSDAVDGSFSRIQFTPDLLPADVVGTMIYNVKENDFKIKKGPIFANFVLADEINRSPAKVQSALLEAMQEKQVTIGDETYRLDNPFLVLATQNPVEQEGTYPLPEAQVDRFMLKTVITYPELEHERLILRNSINQSFPKVEKVISIQELLEAREMVKQVYMDEKIEKYILDIIHATRFPDRVGLDRLIPMISFGSSPRGSINLAQASKVYAFLRKRAYVIPDDVRAMAKDVLRHRIGISYEAEAENVTAEEIIDNILNVVPVP from the coding sequence TTGGATATACAACAACTCAACGAACAGATTGAAGCAAAAAGCTCAAGTATTACTCGCTTAACTTCAGAGATTAATAAGACAATTATTGGCCAAGAAAAAATGGTCGAAAGTTTATTAATCGGTTTATTAGGAAATGGACACGTTTTATTAGAAGGTGTACCAGGATTAGCAAAAACGTTGGCTATTAAAACGCTTTCTGATGCTGTTGACGGCTCTTTTTCTCGTATACAATTTACACCCGATTTGTTACCAGCTGATGTGGTGGGTACAATGATTTACAATGTAAAGGAAAACGATTTTAAGATTAAGAAAGGTCCAATTTTCGCCAACTTTGTTTTAGCGGATGAGATCAATCGTTCACCAGCAAAAGTACAATCAGCTTTGCTAGAAGCTATGCAAGAAAAGCAAGTAACAATTGGTGACGAAACGTATCGTTTAGATAATCCATTTTTAGTTTTAGCGACACAAAACCCTGTTGAACAAGAAGGAACTTATCCTTTGCCTGAAGCGCAGGTCGACCGTTTTATGCTAAAGACGGTGATTACTTATCCTGAACTAGAACATGAACGTTTAATCTTAAGAAATTCAATCAATCAATCGTTTCCGAAAGTCGAAAAAGTCATTTCGATTCAAGAATTGTTAGAAGCCCGTGAAATGGTGAAGCAAGTCTATATGGACGAAAAAATTGAAAAATACATCTTAGATATTATCCATGCGACTCGTTTTCCGGATCGTGTAGGATTAGATCGATTAATTCCTATGATTTCCTTTGGATCATCTCCACGTGGATCTATCAATTTAGCACAAGCATCTAAAGTTTATGCTTTTTTACGTAAAAGAGCATATGTCATTCCGGATGATGTTCGAGCGATGGCGAAAGATGTCTTACGTCACCGAATCGGAATTAGCTACGAAGCAGAAGCAGAAAATGTAACTGCCGAAGAAATTATTGATAATATCCTTAATGTGGTGCCAGTTCCTTAG
- a CDS encoding FUSC family protein: MFKSLVLRTINSQFIVYLLRCLIGFMIGWLLLLKFTEFDLFWALLSIILVISPEENQAKQLTIDRFKSNFLGSLSGLAVFFIQVEHVYKVILGIILTCVLCRIFSLLNVARSAIVALLIIVVEHGTEDFMTPILRFSTTAIGCFIGLGVTLVTSAIIQEINKDLS; encoded by the coding sequence ATGTTTAAAAGTCTAGTTTTAAGAACAATAAATTCTCAATTTATCGTCTATCTTTTACGATGCCTGATCGGTTTTATGATTGGATGGTTACTTCTTCTAAAATTTACGGAGTTTGATTTATTTTGGGCACTGCTTTCTATTATTCTAGTTATATCACCAGAAGAGAATCAGGCCAAACAATTAACCATTGATCGATTTAAATCTAACTTTTTAGGTTCATTATCAGGTTTAGCAGTCTTCTTTATTCAGGTCGAACATGTTTATAAAGTCATCTTAGGAATCATATTAACTTGTGTTTTGTGTCGAATTTTTTCATTACTCAATGTGGCACGAAGTGCAATTGTTGCTTTACTAATTATCGTTGTCGAACACGGGACTGAAGATTTTATGACTCCTATTTTACGTTTTTCTACAACAGCTATTGGTTGTTTTATCGGATTAGGAGTAACGTTAGTTACTTCTGCTATAATTCAGGAAATTAACAAAGATTTGAGTTAA
- a CDS encoding ATP-binding cassette domain-containing protein, whose translation MNIFLHRINEVENHIHQQDLNLGYRRLIDLILDLGDLHFYKKIIAYSDLYYTEQNSDEKKKSQALDILEELKQTTPPTYSEEEILIRTEDVEKAYHRRNFKLHPICFDLRSREVVGLVGENGNGKTTLLRLIAGELKPTGGKIEYLFSKHEPFSFDLKSQLIFVPQRIEELYGNLMNNLQFTLSSYQIKGEENLLLAQVMLARLGLWEYKDLEWRQLSSGYKMRFELARTLLRRPKVLLLDEP comes from the coding sequence ATGAATATCTTTCTACACAGAATTAACGAAGTCGAAAACCACATTCATCAACAAGATTTGAACTTGGGGTACCGACGATTAATCGACCTTATTTTAGATTTGGGCGATTTACACTTTTATAAAAAAATAATTGCTTATTCAGATCTGTATTATACAGAACAAAACTCTGATGAAAAGAAAAAATCTCAAGCCTTAGATATATTAGAAGAATTAAAACAAACAACACCTCCCACTTATTCGGAAGAAGAAATTTTAATTCGAACAGAAGATGTTGAAAAAGCTTATCATCGCAGAAATTTTAAACTTCATCCGATTTGTTTTGATTTGCGTTCGCGCGAAGTTGTTGGACTAGTTGGAGAAAACGGAAATGGTAAAACCACTTTACTCCGACTTATTGCAGGAGAATTGAAACCAACGGGTGGAAAAATTGAATATCTTTTCAGCAAGCACGAACCATTTTCTTTTGACTTAAAGTCACAATTAATTTTTGTTCCACAACGCATCGAAGAATTATATGGGAATTTAATGAACAATTTACAGTTCACGTTAAGTTCGTATCAGATCAAAGGAGAAGAAAATTTATTACTTGCTCAAGTGATGTTGGCACGTTTGGGGTTGTGGGAATATAAGGATTTGGAATGGCGTCAACTCTCATCAGGTTATAAGATGCGCTTCGAATTAGCGAGAACTTTACTTCGTCGTCCGAAAGTACTTTTGTTGGATGAACCGTAG
- a CDS encoding phosphoglycerate kinase, which produces MKTINDFNFENKKALIRVDFNVPQDENLKVTDDTRIRAAEPTIAKILKDGGAVILMSHLGRPKGEFNDKYALKHIAYQVSEVLGTEIIVADDVIGPDAQQKVENLKPSQVLLLENVRFHAEEEKGDHEFAKALAAFGDIYVNDAFGTAHRAHASTAIVAEFFPENKCFGLLMEQELTAIKKVLEDGEKPVTAILGGAKVSSKITIINNILPVIDHLIIGGGMTYTFVKANVGQIGKSLVEDDKLELAKEILTACEKHNVKVYLPIDNVIADDFNNEAHRQITAVGEIPDGWMGMDVAEETIKQNAEVIKNSRTILWNGPLGVFEMENFAAGTVALGDAIAEATQNGAFSLVGGGDSVAFVKQFGYDNKVSYVSTGGGAMLESLEGKELPGVAAILR; this is translated from the coding sequence ATGAAAACAATTAACGACTTCAACTTTGAAAACAAGAAAGCTTTAATCCGTGTGGATTTTAATGTGCCACAAGACGAAAACTTAAAGGTGACCGATGATACACGAATTAGAGCTGCTGAGCCAACGATCGCAAAAATTTTGAAGGATGGTGGGGCAGTCATCTTAATGAGCCATCTGGGACGTCCTAAAGGAGAATTTAACGATAAATACGCTTTAAAACATATCGCTTATCAAGTTTCTGAAGTTTTAGGAACTGAAATCATTGTAGCAGACGATGTAATTGGTCCTGATGCTCAACAAAAAGTAGAGAATCTAAAACCAAGCCAAGTTTTATTATTAGAAAATGTTCGTTTCCATGCAGAAGAGGAAAAAGGAGATCATGAATTTGCGAAAGCATTAGCTGCTTTTGGTGATATCTATGTGAATGATGCTTTCGGAACAGCTCATCGTGCGCACGCTTCTACTGCAATAGTTGCTGAATTTTTCCCAGAGAACAAATGCTTTGGATTGTTAATGGAACAAGAATTAACAGCTATAAAAAAAGTGTTAGAAGATGGTGAAAAGCCTGTTACTGCAATACTTGGAGGGGCAAAAGTGTCTTCTAAAATTACGATTATTAACAACATTTTACCTGTAATTGATCACTTGATTATTGGAGGTGGAATGACCTATACTTTCGTTAAAGCGAATGTAGGCCAAATTGGTAAATCGTTAGTAGAAGATGATAAACTAGAGTTAGCCAAAGAAATTTTAACAGCTTGTGAAAAACATAACGTTAAAGTTTATTTACCCATTGATAATGTGATTGCAGATGATTTCAATAACGAAGCTCATCGACAAATTACTGCAGTTGGAGAAATTCCTGATGGATGGATGGGAATGGATGTGGCTGAAGAAACTATAAAACAAAATGCAGAGGTCATCAAAAACTCAAGAACCATTCTTTGGAATGGTCCATTAGGTGTGTTTGAGATGGAAAATTTTGCTGCAGGTACAGTCGCTTTAGGTGATGCTATTGCAGAGGCCACTCAAAACGGTGCTTTTTCTTTAGTTGGTGGTGGTGATTCTGTCGCATTTGTGAAACAATTTGGTTACGATAACAAAGTAAGTTATGTTTCAACAGGTGGTGGAGCCATGTTAGAATCTTTGGAAGGAAAAGAATTACCAGGGGTAGCTGCCATTTTAAGATAG
- the rpiB gene encoding ribose 5-phosphate isomerase B: MKIVIGSDHAGYEYKDKLVAFLTGKGFEIQDVGPFSTDSVDYPDFAHAVAQNVEEGKAEFGILLCGSAQGVTMTANKHQKIRAALCWMTDIAALARQHNNANVLTLPARFIAYEYAEQIVDTFLSTAFEGGRHEARVNKIACSC; encoded by the coding sequence ATGAAAATAGTAATTGGTTCTGACCACGCAGGGTATGAATATAAGGACAAATTAGTGGCCTTTTTAACAGGTAAAGGATTTGAAATTCAAGATGTTGGGCCTTTCTCAACAGATAGTGTTGATTACCCTGATTTTGCACACGCTGTAGCGCAAAATGTAGAGGAAGGAAAAGCAGAGTTTGGAATCTTACTTTGTGGAAGTGCACAAGGTGTAACCATGACAGCGAATAAACATCAAAAAATACGTGCTGCATTATGTTGGATGACAGATATCGCTGCATTGGCTCGTCAACACAATAATGCCAATGTATTAACCTTACCGGCACGTTTTATTGCCTACGAATATGCAGAACAAATTGTCGATACCTTCTTATCGACAGCATTTGAAGGAGGACGTCACGAAGCGCGCGTGAATAAAATCGCTTGTTCTTGCTAA
- the asnA gene encoding aspartate--ammonia ligase: protein MSRALLLREQAISFVKDQFATHLQHNLNLIPVSGPLVVLDGTGINDDLNSIERPVKFPIKSLGDQKAVVVHSLAKWKRIRLKELELEAGEGIITDMKALRPDEDYSPIHSIYVDQWDWEKVILPQDRQLDYLQATVRSIYDAMCITEKSVEERYPKLKAVLPKEIKFISSEELLQLYPNYTPKERENAIAKAYGAVFIYGIGGVLTNGEYHDSRAADYDDWSTDNAAGFQGLNGDILVWNPVLEQAFELSSMGIRVDKEALLKQLKIRNSLDRQALYYHQLLLKDQLTESIGGGIGQSRLAMFMLKRKHIGEVQPSIWDGETKKQLITEGIELL from the coding sequence ATGAGCAGAGCATTATTATTAAGAGAACAAGCCATATCATTTGTTAAGGATCAATTTGCAACACATTTGCAACACAATCTTAATTTAATTCCAGTATCTGGACCATTAGTGGTTTTAGATGGGACAGGTATCAATGATGACTTGAATAGTATTGAGCGCCCTGTAAAATTTCCGATTAAATCATTAGGGGATCAGAAAGCGGTTGTTGTGCATTCGTTAGCAAAATGGAAACGTATTCGATTGAAAGAATTGGAATTAGAAGCGGGTGAAGGGATTATTACAGATATGAAAGCTTTGCGTCCAGATGAAGATTATTCGCCTATTCATTCGATTTATGTTGACCAATGGGATTGGGAAAAAGTTATTTTACCTCAGGATCGTCAGTTGGATTATCTACAAGCGACTGTACGTTCCATTTATGATGCCATGTGTATTACCGAAAAATCGGTAGAAGAACGATATCCAAAATTAAAAGCGGTTTTACCAAAAGAAATCAAATTTATTTCTTCAGAAGAATTGTTGCAATTGTATCCGAATTATACCCCAAAAGAACGTGAAAATGCAATCGCAAAAGCGTATGGAGCCGTTTTTATTTATGGGATTGGAGGGGTGTTAACAAATGGTGAATATCATGATTCTCGAGCTGCAGATTATGACGATTGGAGTACAGATAATGCTGCTGGTTTTCAGGGATTAAACGGTGATATCTTGGTGTGGAATCCTGTGTTAGAACAAGCGTTTGAATTATCTTCCATGGGAATACGTGTAGATAAAGAAGCTTTATTAAAACAATTGAAAATAAGAAATTCATTGGATCGACAAGCATTGTATTATCATCAATTGTTATTAAAAGACCAATTAACAGAATCCATAGGAGGTGGGATTGGACAATCCCGTTTAGCCATGTTTATGCTAAAACGAAAACATATCGGAGAAGTACAACCAAGCATTTGGGATGGAGAAACTAAAAAACAACTTATAACAGAAGGTATCGAATTATTATAG
- the rnr gene encoding ribonuclease R, whose translation MPRKNFKNNKASKKEKNITKYTKAIIEVLFQNPKKALNYKQISAVIGLNNRIEVELLIKNINVLLADKKIEEVERGKYKVNATKDYYVGTVDLTSSGSAYIIVEDFEQDIFVQKGRTKNALQGDEVRVYLYPRKRQSSKLEGEIVEIIHRNKTEFTGIFELGKNANFGFVVMQNGNHDFFIPKERFNGAKPGEKVVVRLSNWPEGSNSPFGEIIRVLGDPTETDVEIHAILLEYGLPAEFPAEVEEEANNIDTRITEEEVARRRDMRDITTFTIDPKDAKDFDDALSIRQLENGNWEIGVHIADVSHYVRPGSLLEKEAYERATSVYLVDRVVPMLPEILSNVACSLRPNEDKYTFSGVFEMDDNAHIVNTWFGRTVTHSDRRFTYEEAQEIIEGADGDFRDEILKLDELAKIMRAQRMKVGAINFDKIEVKFNLNDDHNPEGIFFKIAKDSNKLIEEFMLLCNKKVSEFVSLDKKGKENGNTYVYRIHDDPNPDKLLDLKKFIRQFDYELEVGDRKTTIQSINKLLADVKGKPEENMIETLVLRCMAKAKYSTENIGHYGLAFDYYSHFTSPIRRYPDIMAHRLLQDYLDGKKSPNADTYEEKCKHSSAREKVASDAERDSIKFMQVKYMEQFVGETFDAFITGVQEYGLFVEIPETRCEGLVRSRNMEGDHFFFDDKNYALVGRRTGVKYQLGDPIRIKVVNADLMKKQLDFEMVED comes from the coding sequence ATGCCAAGAAAGAATTTTAAAAATAATAAAGCTTCAAAAAAAGAGAAAAACATTACCAAATATACCAAAGCCATCATTGAGGTATTATTTCAGAATCCAAAGAAAGCTTTAAATTATAAACAAATATCAGCGGTAATCGGTTTAAATAACCGTATTGAAGTTGAATTATTAATTAAAAATATTAACGTTTTATTAGCCGATAAAAAAATCGAAGAAGTAGAACGTGGTAAATATAAAGTCAACGCGACGAAAGACTACTATGTAGGTACTGTAGATTTAACGTCTTCGGGAAGTGCTTATATCATTGTAGAAGATTTTGAACAAGATATCTTTGTACAAAAAGGACGAACAAAAAATGCTTTACAAGGCGATGAAGTTCGTGTCTATCTGTACCCTAGAAAACGTCAAAGTTCAAAATTAGAAGGTGAAATTGTAGAGATTATTCATCGTAATAAAACGGAATTTACAGGAATTTTTGAGTTAGGTAAAAATGCCAATTTCGGTTTTGTCGTGATGCAAAACGGAAATCATGATTTCTTTATTCCTAAAGAGCGTTTTAATGGTGCAAAACCGGGTGAAAAAGTGGTTGTTCGTTTATCAAACTGGCCTGAGGGTTCTAATTCTCCATTTGGTGAAATCATCCGTGTGCTGGGTGACCCAACAGAAACAGATGTTGAAATCCATGCTATTTTATTGGAGTATGGTTTACCAGCAGAATTTCCTGCTGAAGTAGAAGAAGAAGCTAATAATATTGATACGCGTATTACGGAAGAGGAGGTTGCTCGTCGTCGTGATATGCGTGATATCACAACATTTACCATTGACCCAAAGGATGCCAAAGACTTTGATGATGCTTTGTCTATCCGTCAATTAGAGAATGGGAATTGGGAAATTGGTGTTCATATTGCGGATGTATCACACTATGTTCGTCCAGGTTCTTTATTAGAAAAAGAAGCGTACGAGCGTGCTACATCAGTTTATTTAGTAGATCGCGTAGTTCCAATGTTACCTGAAATTTTATCGAATGTCGCTTGTTCATTGCGACCAAATGAGGATAAATATACTTTCTCAGGGGTATTCGAAATGGATGATAATGCCCACATCGTCAATACGTGGTTTGGACGTACAGTAACTCATTCGGACCGACGTTTTACTTATGAAGAAGCCCAAGAAATTATTGAAGGTGCAGATGGTGATTTTAGAGATGAAATCTTAAAATTAGATGAATTAGCTAAAATTATGCGTGCCCAACGAATGAAAGTGGGAGCCATTAACTTTGATAAAATTGAAGTTAAATTCAATTTGAATGATGATCATAATCCAGAAGGAATTTTCTTTAAAATTGCTAAAGACTCCAATAAATTAATTGAGGAATTCATGTTGTTATGCAACAAAAAAGTTTCAGAATTTGTGAGTTTGGATAAAAAAGGAAAAGAGAATGGAAATACTTACGTTTACCGTATTCACGATGATCCAAATCCCGATAAATTATTGGATTTAAAAAAATTCATTCGCCAATTCGATTACGAATTAGAGGTAGGAGATCGTAAAACAACTATTCAATCTATCAATAAGTTGTTAGCAGATGTTAAAGGAAAACCTGAAGAAAATATGATTGAAACTTTGGTTTTACGCTGTATGGCAAAAGCCAAATATTCCACAGAAAATATTGGACACTATGGTTTAGCATTTGATTATTATTCGCATTTTACATCACCTATTCGTCGTTATCCTGATATTATGGCGCACCGTTTATTACAAGATTATTTAGACGGAAAAAAATCACCAAATGCAGACACTTATGAAGAAAAGTGTAAGCATAGTTCTGCCCGAGAAAAAGTGGCTTCAGACGCTGAACGTGATTCTATTAAATTCATGCAAGTAAAATACATGGAGCAATTTGTGGGGGAAACATTTGATGCTTTTATTACAGGAGTTCAAGAGTATGGATTATTTGTTGAAATTCCTGAAACACGTTGTGAAGGTTTAGTTCGTTCGCGTAATATGGAAGGTGATCATTTCTTTTTCGATGATAAAAACTATGCTTTAGTTGGACGTCGTACAGGAGTGAAATATCAATTAGGGGATCCAATTCGTATTAAGGTGGTGAATGCTGACCTGATGAAGAAGCAATTAGACTTCGAAATGGTAGAGGATTAA
- a CDS encoding LysE family translocator, whose protein sequence is MTTHPKFYRIYIIAGFFVIIYGLFMYFSKPKLHLENDEQLVSKKYSRTFFNGFVMNLLNIGVIVFWFVIVSSIMIKYPDPKDFILYMGVVLITYFSIDLAKIFLAGKLQKKINDEMVFKIRRGVGICLLIFGIIISLKGFGFFKGIDKKIENQLIQQND, encoded by the coding sequence GTGACAACTCATCCAAAATTCTATCGCATATATATTATCGCTGGATTTTTTGTAATTATCTATGGGTTATTTATGTACTTTTCAAAACCAAAATTGCACTTAGAGAACGACGAACAATTAGTAAGCAAAAAATATTCACGTACCTTTTTTAATGGGTTTGTGATGAATCTTTTAAATATTGGAGTAATCGTATTTTGGTTTGTAATCGTATCATCAATTATGATTAAGTATCCAGATCCAAAAGATTTTATCCTCTATATGGGAGTCGTATTAATTACCTATTTTTCAATTGATTTGGCCAAAATTTTCCTTGCAGGAAAATTACAGAAAAAAATCAATGATGAAATGGTTTTTAAAATCCGAAGAGGAGTCGGTATTTGTTTATTAATTTTCGGAATTATCATCTCTTTGAAAGGGTTTGGTTTCTTCAAAGGAATTGACAAAAAAATAGAGAATCAATTGATTCAACAAAATGATTAA
- a CDS encoding glycosyltransferase family 9 protein — protein sequence MAKKRLLALRFSALGDVTMIAPVLEEFMAQHPDVEVYVASRPFMETIFQSNPKIKFIPIDLKNKYKGFWGLVQLYKELKIHQFDYVADLHHVIRTKVVTALFRLNGTKTATLDKGRAEKKALIHQEHRVFKQLKLTTERYADVFRALGFTLHLSHQLKPSFNKEEKAIGIAPFAAFKSKMYPIEKMKIVAKKLAENGFKIYLFGGGSKEVEELKTWEEFHPNIHSLAGTLKFEEELEKIASLQVMISMDSANMHLASLKGTRAISIWGGTHPYAGFLGYGQSYADVIQDETLACRPTSIFGKDPKGFENFDYFQNLSAEYVYEEILRRIQ from the coding sequence ATGGCAAAAAAGAGACTTTTAGCGTTGCGTTTTTCGGCATTGGGTGATGTGACAATGATTGCTCCTGTATTGGAAGAATTTATGGCGCAACATCCAGATGTGGAAGTCTATGTAGCTTCTCGACCGTTTATGGAGACAATCTTCCAATCAAATCCTAAAATCAAGTTTATTCCCATTGATTTGAAGAATAAGTATAAAGGTTTTTGGGGATTGGTCCAATTGTACAAGGAATTAAAAATTCATCAATTCGATTATGTTGCCGATTTACATCATGTCATCCGTACTAAGGTAGTTACTGCTTTATTTCGATTAAATGGTACAAAAACAGCAACTTTAGACAAAGGAAGAGCGGAAAAGAAAGCCTTGATTCATCAAGAGCATCGTGTTTTTAAACAATTAAAGTTAACAACAGAACGCTATGCCGATGTTTTTCGAGCTTTGGGATTCACACTTCACTTATCACACCAACTAAAGCCTTCATTCAACAAAGAAGAAAAAGCGATTGGTATTGCTCCTTTTGCCGCATTTAAAAGTAAAATGTATCCTATCGAAAAGATGAAAATAGTGGCTAAAAAATTAGCCGAAAATGGTTTTAAAATTTATCTCTTCGGTGGTGGTTCAAAAGAAGTTGAAGAATTAAAAACATGGGAAGAATTTCATCCCAATATTCATTCTTTAGCCGGGACATTGAAATTTGAAGAAGAATTAGAAAAGATTGCATCCTTACAAGTGATGATATCTATGGATAGTGCTAATATGCATTTAGCTTCTCTCAAAGGAACACGTGCAATCTCCATTTGGGGAGGAACACATCCTTATGCAGGATTTTTAGGCTATGGACAATCCTATGCAGATGTTATTCAAGATGAAACCTTAGCTTGCCGTCCTACTTCTATCTTCGGAAAAGACCCGAAAGGATTTGAAAATTTTGATTATTTCCAAAACTTAAGTGCAGAATATGTTTACGAAGAAATTCTTCGTAGAATCCAATAA